tacaatatttgttttttacaaTATGTATTAttgtactatatatttattttcgaGAATTGtacttcttattttatattacttggattatatttcaattttatcatattttcttttaatatatcactattttttaaaaaactataaaaatataaatataatatttcacCTAAAATATACAATTACATCAAAACACAATTTCACTTAGTCACAATATACAATATGTAACTTCTAAAACTGAACACtacttattttcttatattttgaatatttttatgcaTGCACAGGGTGTTTTCGGAAGAGCAGCTATGCAACTCATTCTTTATCTTTACTATTATGCATCTAAAAGATTTACGCAAACTCTGTGTCAGTATTGAAACTCTCACTTGTCCCACGTTCtccacattaaaaatgcacGTTATATGTCAGTGTCAACTTCCGTGCACTTACAATACTTTGAGATCAGTGAGTTCACTATCAAAATTCAGCTAAGACAATACCATACTATATTTTTATGTCCGTATAGGGCGCGGACAAATCACCTAGTATTAACTAAAGATGTAGTTTGTCTTGAAagttgatataaataaaatattaactaatactAAAgctatattttgaaaacttcactgtgtataaaatataaaatattactcGAAGAGGTAAATTTATGTCTTGAAAAGAGAACCATGTGGATAAAGATAATAATCTGAAGCACCGACGtgaatttgtatatttgaaagCTGAGCAACTTGGCGAAATACCACTTCTGACAATCATTACTTTTTTCCCCTTCCTGTCTTAGACTACTGCATCGATAAGTGACTGAATCATATCGAAGTTTTTTAATCTATCATCTTTCGAAAGGAAGAAGAAACGAAGAACCTATCTATATATAATCTACTACACGCCTCAGTTCaacaagaaagagagaaaatggcTAGGCGTGGTATGATACATGTCCTCTTCGTAATCATTTTCGCCCTCACAAACACTTCAGACTCTCTACACCAAAAGCCTCAAGCTTTTCTACAACCTATTCTTAAAGACATCACCACAAATCTCTACTACTCTCCCTTATCCATAGGCGCCAACGTGCATAACATCAATCTCGCCATCGACCTGGATGGCTCCGCGCCATTGTTGCTAACCTGCGCCGCTGCCGCCAAATCCAGCTCTTACCACCCTATCAAATGCGGTTCCTCTAGATGCATACAAGCCAAACCTGACCCTCTCTCCTGTCCCACCAATACCTCCAAGAAAACCACATGTCACAAGTCCTTTTCCACTTCCTTCACTGAGAAACCCCTCAAAGCTCGTCTCCTCCGAGATACCGTATCTTTGCTATACACCGACAACGGCTTCACCTATATTGGCGGTGGTATCGATATGACTATGACTATAGCTTGCACCGACGTTAACGTTGACCCCTTAGTTAAACCCTTCCCGTCGATCGTTGTTGGGACGTTGGGTCTCGCTAAGACCCATATGGCGCTTCCTTCACAGGTCGTTTCTTTATACAAACTCCCCATGAAGGTGGCTCTCTGTTTACCTTCACCAAACTCTGGAGAGTCCTCTGGATCTGGTTCTCTTTTCATTGGTGGTGGTCCTTACTTCATGGCACTTTACCCTGAAGATATCTCAAAGATCTTTGCCTCAACACCTCTACTTCCTAGTGACCAGTCTCGTGGTGAGTACTTCATCGATGTGAACTACATCCAAATCAGTGGAAAGATTGTTCCATTTTCCAAGAAAAGCACAAAGATCTGCACTTTGGCTCCTTACACGGTCTTGCATAGTTCTATATACAAAGCTCTAGTCCTAGCCTTCGCGGAAAAAGCCAAGATGACTGAAGTTCCGGCAGTGAAGCCTTTTGGTTCATGCTTCAGCTCAAAAGGACTCGGGAGGTGGATGATGGGAAGTCGTGTTCCTGTGATCGAGCTAGTGCTGCGTGGTGGGTCTAAGTGGAAGATTTACGGATCCAATTCCCTTGTGAAGGTGAGTAAAGATGTGGTTTGCTTAGGATTTATGGACGGAGGTATGAATCTGCCGATGGACATGATAATCGGAGGTTATCAGATGGAAGATAATTTTGTGGAGTTTGATGTAGAAGCTTCTAAGTTCTCTTTCACTTCTTCTCTTTTGCTTATTAACTCTTCTTGCTCACAGTCGAGACACTTCTGATTCGAGTCTTGTCTTTGTTTGGTCTGTAATGTTTGAAGATCTGCAAGATTATCTTTGCTTTTGAAATACGACAGTCAAACTATCACATAGCATCCATGACCTGCTCAACATGGTTAAACGGCCTTTGGGCAAATTTTAAGTAGACCAGACATACAAGTGTGGAGATATGCATATATTTCAGCTggtatagcatgagagcaaggaaTTTTCTCGACGGCATAGATATCACAATCACAATTTCGAAGTTTCAAATCAACAACACAGTTCATTTTGCCACATTTCACAAAGAATAGCCATCCACTAATTTGTTGGACAGATATCGTATCCGCTAGCTCCGATCGAACAACAAGCAAATATTCAAACCCCCGATTATGTTAAATTGTGAGATTCAAAGCATCTTTTCTCATTTTCCAAAACCACCTTTCTATCTTTTCCCTTATGAGCTTTAACATGAACTGAATCGAAAATTTTCTAACTCGCTTTAGTGAGGAATTTATAGATTCATCAATGTTGATGTTGCTCGCTGTTATGTTGTACATGTCTCCCTGATAATAAACCATTGACCTTAGAGTCGCGTCGGCATTCTCCAAATATGTTGCAAGTTctgggtttgcactccgtatctcatcTATATACCAGTCAAAATCGTAAAGTGCATGAGCATaatgatgtcttgcatatttgcattgttttaaccattcattcataagcattttcatcatatagaataggatttagacatgtttaggttgcattttgcatgcataagtctctattaggtactggagtgccaagtgaggttattggagacatttggatgcacttggagctcaaaagatgtgaaaaggaagatgattggacgagaggagcctggagcgacctgcagaggtcgctgtgagacctcgctccagccggagcgaccttgacgaccaaagctggagcgaccactccaagtcgctcggctttacacggctcgaagacgaagaaaatgcctctggagcgacccctcgcagcgaccaCCCAAGGTCGCTCCCGAAGCCCAGAGCGACCTCTCGGAGCGACTGGCCGAGGTCTCTCCGCGTTATCAATgcacgatttttattattttcaaggacctttttgcaatttattgtgcacgtttttgcactgaaaaacctaatgtttaagtatgctttgtagccaccattggcagattatcttttatctattgaatacacaaaactctctcaagaaagttctcttttggatttgattgttcttgtgttcttgtgattttcttttctagttctctatatgattcatctgaaatccaccatgggtttaagaggaatcaagtgagtaatcaccttttggattcatgggttagggtgattaagggtgattaggctagttctaggatgttttaggtatagatcatacttgttccttgcatagtagagtgatcttaatgcatcatttgagtaggccactcaaagggtgatctctaggcatttctcacccgacaggtgtttgatgaaatgcctgagtcaactctcctaggcttttagtgtactttgccaaagagatttgttgttaaagatgctaagatagctaatagacttgttagtaatgattgcttgcatgttattcaaccaaagacatttgatgtttgagacatgttagcaaatgagcattcatctagacatagagcttgcttataattgtgtctaggcttaaggttgatagtttgatttatcatttacattccttagttcgaaacctgatcacccaaggtctagatccctatacccatgagttctcctttccaatagcttaaaagtatcatttctattacttgcattctagttttagtttaaaaaccatccaattcactgattgcacttagattaggcaaatacttgcattctctctgtatttgaatccctcagatttggttcgacaacttacttccactatactatcatttgacttaggagcctcaaaactcctaacatcaaattggcgccgttgccaaattctgagtttgatttgaacattgagatttagtcatttgcttgagactaagtcatttttatttttgtaagttactgattctcttcttcactctttgtgattttcaggtgtatgaacttgaggagcaagggtacatcaaaccttgttccaagagccgcagacatcagagctttagagagagagtgtgctagaaaaagaagagaagaagagcaacaagctttactgcagacacaggaagctgagatggctgatccacaaaatcctctgaaccccaatggagtaaacaatgctccacaagggccccaacagcgaccagctcgccctattggcacttatgactgccccaacatccatggtcctagacttggaatccgagcaccagctgtggctgctaacaattttgagatcaagtcaggactgttaaactgcatagagaacaacaagtatcatggtctggctgtggaggacccatttgatcacttggataagtttgacagctactgtggtatgtcaaagactaatggtgtatCAGAGGAGgtcttaaagctcaagctattccctttctctttgggggataaggcatgtcaatgggagaagtctctaccaagtgactccatcaccacttgggaagactgcaaaagggcattcttggagaagttcttctctacctcaagaactgctaagttgaggaatgagatctccagcttccaatagaagaacttggaaggattcagtgaagcttgggagagattcaatggttaccaagctcagtgcccacaccatggattctctaaggagagcttgctgagtaCATTCTACAGAtgtgctcttcctaagtacagagccagactggatacagctagcaatgggttctttttggggagaactgaggaagatgcagaggctctggttgacaacatggttaagagtgatgcagtctacagtggagaccacgacagaagcagcagaggtgatgacaatcaaacaaggaatgagataaaggctcttcaggagaagattgacaaactcattgctgataaggccacacaagcgcaggtgaactttgttggtaacccacaacaggagatacctcctactgtcaatgaggttgatggtttggaagagcaagaagaattgtgtttcatcaacagtaatggtagctggtacaagaaggaacccaactttcagtacaacaactaccaacagaagccctattcaaacaaccagcaaAGTGGTTATCAACCTAGAAACAACCAGCAGCCTCAGCAAACctcctctcctagctcctccgccactcaagagaacagcactgatgccttactgaaacaaatcttggagtctcagactagaagtgagaagcatgtgggctatgagctgaagaaccttcactccaagattgatgggagctacaatgagctcaacaacaaattcaccCACCtcgcttcttctgtcaagaatttggagaatcagtttgcttccatgagctcccaccagaaccgccaacaaggatctctacctgaaaagtcagatcaaaaccccaaggaagcaaaagctgtcacacttaggagtggtaagcagttgactcctgtaaccctcaccaaggacgctgagaaacaaggtgaggaggtggccatcaacctagatgatgaagtggtcattgttgatgagaagacagatgctgagatcttggagaagattgtgaaagccaagggtaaaggaaaggttggagaagagaagaaaacaacaaaagatggtgaatctgctgctccagcaagtgagagctctcctgtcccccctccctatgaaccaaagcttccattccctggtagattcaagaagcagctgctacagaagtacaaggctttgtttgagaagcagatgagtgaagctcaggttacaatgcccatcattgatgctttcatgctgattcctcaatacagcaaactcctgaaagatgttgtagctgctaagaagaaggagatggagggcatgatggttctgagtcatgagtgcaatgccatcattcagagggtAGAtactccagagaagctagaagatccaggatgcttcacactcccttgtgctcttggacctatggtatttgagaaatgtctctgcgaattgggagctagtgtcagcttgatgcctttgtctgtggcaaagaagcttggcttcactcaatacaagaagtgtagactctctctggtgttggctgatcgttcagtgaagtaccctgtgggcatcctagagaacctccctgtgaagattggaaggtatgagatacctacagattttgtggtgcttgaaatgggtgaggaggctcaagacccattgattcttggaaggccattcttagctacagtaggagctattgtgaatgtgaaggaagggaagattgacctccatttgggcaaagagaacatcctccactttgacattaaggagaagatgaggaaccccactgtatttggacaagccttcaccattgaagagatgaattCTCCTCCTGCTGATGGtcactttgatgagctaccacctgaggaagatggggtgtcaactccactCTCTGCACCtagtccagcctgatccaaaggaggcaaagtcaagctagagacttaaaacaagctcacttgggaggaagtcccatgagtatccttgtatatattgcattagtatttgcattatcattctatttcataaaacaatgggaaagtgaagttgtgtgcaggtattGAGCATAAAGTCGGACACCAGAGCGATCTCATCGCAGCGACACCTCTAGGTCGCTCCACCTGGGAGCGACATGTCCAGAGCGAGATGCTGAGGTCGCTCGCGTCACACGCGAGTGGAAACACAGAAA
This genomic stretch from Raphanus sativus cultivar WK10039 chromosome 3, ASM80110v3, whole genome shotgun sequence harbors:
- the LOC108835833 gene encoding probable aspartic proteinase GIP2; translation: MARRGMIHVLFVIIFALTNTSDSLHQKPQAFLQPILKDITTNLYYSPLSIGANVHNINLAIDLDGSAPLLLTCAAAAKSSSYHPIKCGSSRCIQAKPDPLSCPTNTSKKTTCHKSFSTSFTEKPLKARLLRDTVSLLYTDNGFTYIGGGIDMTMTIACTDVNVDPLVKPFPSIVVGTLGLAKTHMALPSQVVSLYKLPMKVALCLPSPNSGESSGSGSLFIGGGPYFMALYPEDISKIFASTPLLPSDQSRGEYFIDVNYIQISGKIVPFSKKSTKICTLAPYTVLHSSIYKALVLAFAEKAKMTEVPAVKPFGSCFSSKGLGRWMMGSRVPVIELVLRGGSKWKIYGSNSLVKVSKDVVCLGFMDGGMNLPMDMIIGGYQMEDNFVEFDVEASKFSFTSSLLLINSSCSQSRHF